The nucleotide window CTTTTTTTCAATTCATCTAAATTTATATCAAATATTGAATCTACGTATAATTTAGGAATTAATAAATTTTTCATCTTGTGCCACCTCAATCCAGTAATTTAAATTTTTATTATTATTTCTTAGGTGAAATTGCTATCAATTTATTTATATGCTGACCTTTCTTAACAAATTTTTCTTCATACTCTGTCATAATATTCCCATCCACAAACTTACTATTATGCAAATCTCTTGTAACCATAACTATTTCCCAGCCCATCTCTTTAAATTCATCTAACGAAAAATCAAAAAGCATATCATTATCAGTTTTTAAGTGAATTTCTCCTTTTGGAACTAATATCTTTTTATATAATTCTAAAAATCTTCTATGAGTAAGTCTTCTCTTACTATGTCTTTCTTTTGGCCACGGGTCAGAAAAATTAAGATATATTCTCTCTATAAAACTTTCATTAAAAATATCTTCTATTTTTCTAATATCAGAATGAACAAAATAAAAATTTGATGGCACTTTTTCCGGCAGTTTATTTAATCCTTTTATTATTACTTTTGAATTTCTTTCAAAAGCTAGATAATTTATATCATGATATTTTTCTGCCATTTTTACAATAAATCCTCCACGCCCTGCTCCAAATTCTACGTGAATAGGATTGTCATTACCAAATATATCATTCCAGCTATATCTATATTGTTCGGGGTTTGTTATAACTTTATCATGCATTTCCATCTTTTCTTTTGCATTTTTTATATATCTTAACCTCAATACATGTCATCCTCTCAATATATTTTAATCTTCTATTAACTTTATCAAATTAAATTTTACATTCAAATATAACAAAAAATCCAATATTAAGTTTTGCAATCACATATCTATATTATACTTTTTATGCATTAAATCTTACAAATATTTTTTCCTATAACTAAAAAAAAAAGCGTTTTACTGCTTTTTATCTCTTTCTAAAAACCTTCACTTTTCAGCCATTTATCAGCTTCTTTAATATTTGTAAAAAATTTCAATTTAAATGGCATATTTTTTACACTCAATTTCATTTGAAGCTCTATTACTGATTTATAAATATCTGAATCATCTATTATTACTGCACAAGCAACATATCCATTCTTAGTCCACAAATTAGCATATTTTTTTATATCTTGAGTAATCATCGAAGTTTTATAAGCTTTTAAATCACAACATTTTGCCCACTGCTTTCCTTTAAATATGGGAATAATTTTTTTAATATATTCTCTATGTAATCTTTCTACATCCTCAGGTTTCCAATACCCTATACAAGTTTCATAAACTAAATTTCTTTTTGGATTTAATCTTATAATATATTTTCCTTTTATATCTTTTATTTCCATAACACATCACCTTTTATATACTGTAATGTTGTAATTTGTCGAAGAATGTCTGTTAATATTTTATTAATATTTTACAATAATTTTTAATAGCTTTCTATAAAACACCTAAGTAATTTATCTTAAATTTTTCTTAAATCATTTTTAATATTTCTTATAAAATAAAAAATAAATCTCCTACAGTAACTTGCTACCATAGGAGACTTGCCATTTTAAGATATAACTCTCTCTTTTTTATAATTTTTAGTATTATATTTGTTTTCTTCTATAAGTTTATTTACTATCTCTACTATACTTTCCATTGAATAAGTCTTAGACAATTTCTTTATATTCTTTTTCATTTCTCTTAATAAACTCGGATTTTCAATTAAATTGTCTATAACATCTGTTATTTCTTTTATTTTTTTCACTCTTATACCTGCTCCTGTATGAACTAGAAAATCTGCATTTTCTTCCTCCTGTCCAGGTATTACATATGGTATTACCATAGGAATATTCTTAGCTATTGACTCCGAAACTGTCAGTCCTCCTGGTTTAGAAATAATAATATCGGATATATCCATTAATTCTGGTATTTTATTAGTAAATCCATATACTATTATTTCTTTATCCTCATATTTATCCATATATTTTTGTTCTATTCTAATTCTTAAATCTACATCATTTCCACATACTGCAATTATCTTAATTCTATTTTTACTCTTAACTAGCCTCTTTAAAACTTTTTCCATCGCTTTAAGTCCTATACTACCACACATTAAAAGTATAGTAAAATCATCTTTTT belongs to Caminicella sporogenes DSM 14501 and includes:
- the trmB gene encoding tRNA (guanosine(46)-N7)-methyltransferase TrmB, whose amino-acid sequence is MRLRYIKNAKEKMEMHDKVITNPEQYRYSWNDIFGNDNPIHVEFGAGRGGFIVKMAEKYHDINYLAFERNSKVIIKGLNKLPEKVPSNFYFVHSDIRKIEDIFNESFIERIYLNFSDPWPKERHSKRRLTHRRFLELYKKILVPKGEIHLKTDNDMLFDFSLDEFKEMGWEIVMVTRDLHNSKFVDGNIMTEYEEKFVKKGQHINKLIAISPKK